One part of the Hippopotamus amphibius kiboko isolate mHipAmp2 chromosome 14, mHipAmp2.hap2, whole genome shotgun sequence genome encodes these proteins:
- the LOC130835739 gene encoding syntaxin-12-like has product MSYGPLDMYRNLGASGPPLRDFNSIIQTCSGNIQRISQATAQIKNLMSQLGTKQDSSKLQENLQQLQHSTNQLAKETNELLKELGSLPLPLSTSEQRQQKLQKERLMNDFSAALNSFQAVQRRVSEKEKESIARARAGSCLSAEERQREEQLVLFDSHEEWNQMQSQEDEVAITEQDLELIKERETAIRQLEPDILDVNQIFKDLAMMIHDQGDLIDSIEASVESSEVHVERATDQLQRAAYYQKKSRKKICILVLVLSVVIVILGFILWQVNK; this is encoded by the coding sequence ATGTCCTACGGTCCCTTAGACATGTACCGGAACCTGGGGGCCTCGGGGCCCCCGCTCCGGGACTTCAACAGCATCATCCAGACGTGCAGCGGCAACATCCAGAGAATCAGCCAAGCCACTGCTCAGATAAAGAATTTGATGAGCCAACTAGGAACTAAGCAGGATTCAAGCAAGCTGCAGGAAAATCTGCAACAGTTACAACACTCTACAAATCAGCTTGCCAAGGAAACAAATGAATTACTGAAGGAATTAGGGTCCTTGCCGCTTCCTTTGTCTACTTCAGAACAGCGCCAGCAGAAACTTCAGAAGGAACGTCTCATGAATGACTTCTCTGCAGCTTTAAACAGTTTCCAGGCTGTGCAGAGAAGGGtatctgaaaaggaaaaggagagtatTGCCCGAGCAAGAGCTGGATCTTGCCTTTCTGCGGAGGAGAGGCAAAGAGAGGAACAGCTCGTCTTGTTTGACAGCCATGAGGAGTGGAACCAGATGCAGAGCCAGGAGGATGAGGTGGCCATCACCGAACAGGATCTGGAACTTATTAAAGAGAGGGAAACGGCAATTCGGCAGCTGGAGCCTGATATTTTGGATGTCAATCAGATATTTAAAGATTTGGCCATGATGATCCATGACCAAGGCGATCTCATTGACAGCATAGAAGCCAGTGTGGAAAGCTCAGAGGTGCATGTAGAAAGAGCCACTGATCAGTTACAGCGAGCTGCTTACTATCAGAAGAAATCTCGCAAGAAGATCTGTATCCTGGTGCTTGTCCTTTCAGTGGTTATTGTAATCTTGGGATTTATTTTGTGGCAAGTTAATAAATGA